The sequence ATCCAAGAGATTCTGCGTCACCCCAAGAGAGAGTGAGAGCGTGGAGGTGGGGTCGGCCAAAGAGAGGAGCGATTCGCTCGCAACTCCTCCTGCGCCCGTGAGCGAAAAAGTGGGAAAAAGCGAAGCATAGGCCACATCCACAAGAGCCTCATTGGCCTCTATCTGCGCTAGAGCCGAAGCCACATCAGGACGAGCCCTCAAAATATCCGAGGGCACGCCCGCCTCCACTCTTGGAATCAAGACCCTCTCTAGACGCGCCCCTGCAAGAGCGAATCCTTGGGGTGCTTGCCCTGTAAGAATCGCCAGAGCGCTCCAATATTGGCGCTCCTCTAGCTCAAGTGACTTTAGGCTGGCTTTCTGAGAGAGAAGGGTTGAAGTTTGAGAGCTCACATCCAGCGCACTCACTGCTCCTTGGCGATAGCGCTCTTGAACAATTTTCAAAAGCCGCTCCGCAATCGCTAGGTTTTCCCTCGCTAACTCCAAGCGCTCTTGGGTGGCAATGTATCGAAAATAGCCCTCCGCCACACCCGCAATAAGACTCAATTTAATCGTCTCATAATCATAGCGATTCACCTTCAAAGTGGCTTCTGCCGCCCTCTTTGAAGCCCTGATTTTGCCCCAAAGATCAAGCTCATAAGAGAGCGATAAAGAGGCGCTGCTGGCGTGTGAGGAATCAAACTGGCTGCTTCCCTTGGGCGCGCTCGCCTTCTCTCCGCTGCTTCCTAAGAGCCCAAGCGAAGGAAAGAGCGAAGCTCCCGCCACTTTGAGCGACAGCTCCGCCTGCTCTATCTTCTCAGCCGCGCTCAAAAGATCAGGACTTAAAGCCAAAGCCTCCTCAATGAGGCGCTCCAGCTCTCTAGAGCCAAAATGGCTCCACCAAAGCGGAGAGATTCCTTCTAGTGCACCAATGGAGCGCTCATATTGCGAGGGCAACACCACTTCTTCGGGCTTGATTGGCTCCCCTCGACTCGCACACCCCGCCCCCATGATCGCCACGCACAAGCCAGAGACGATGAGTCTGATTCTATATTTCAAATACTTCTCCTTTATCCAAACTCACTCCGAAGCGAGTGCGACCACAGGGTCTAATCGGGCGGCCTTGCGAGCTGGCAGATAGCCAAAGAGCAATCCTGTCACAAAAGCGCATCCAAACGCCCAAACAATAGGCATAAGCGAGTAATAGACAGGTGTGCCAAGACCCTCTATGAGCGCACTCACTCCTAGCCCTATCACCACACCAATCAAGCCCCCAAGCGCCGAAACCACAACCGCCTCAATCAGAAACTGCTGAAGGATATGGCGCATTCGTGCGCCCGTGGCGATACGGATTCCTATCTCTTTGGTGCGCTCTGTCACGCTCACTAGCATGATATTCATCACCCCAATTCCCCCCACCAGCAACGAAATCGCCGCGATAGACCCTAAAAGAATTGTGAGCGTGTTTTGCGTCTGGGTCACATCCTCGATCAAAGAGGCCATATTGCGAATCCGAAAATCTTCAATTCCCCCATGGCGAGCCAAAAGCAGTGAGTGAATCTCTCTCTCCGTCTCACCCATCCTAGAGAGATCGTCCACGGCCACCGTGATATTGCGGAGGAATTTTTGACCGATGAGATGGAGGCTCCCTGTTGTATAGGGGACTAAAATCACATCATCCTCATCCTCTCCGCTAGCCGAAGCCCCTCGATTAGACATCACGCCAATGATTTGAAACATAATATTGTCCACCAAAATAAAACGCCCTAAGGCATCCTCCTCCCCAAAAAGCGCCTTCTCCACCGTCTTCCCCAGCACCACCACTTTGGCGTAGCTCTTCTCGTCCTCCTCGGTGAAAAAAACTCCTTTGCCAAGAGGCCAATTCCGCACCTTTGTGAAGTGCGAGGAGGTGGCATTGAGCGAAGTGCTTTGGTCGTTGTTGCCATATCTAGTCGTGACGCTTTTTTTGTTCTCTGGCATTGCAGCGATGATATTATCTAGCTCCATGATTGCTTCCATATCTTCAGGAATCAAAGTGGCAATATTTGAAAATCCTCTAGAGTTTGGCATCCCTGGACGAATCACAAGAATATTCGTCCCCATGGCGCTGATACGCTCCAAAACCGCGTTTTTTGCTCCATCTCCAATAGCCAACATCACAATGACTGAGGCGACCCCGATGACGATTCCAAGAAGCGTGAGCACGGTGCGAAAAAGATTCATTTTGAGTGAGCGAAACGCCATCTTCATCGCCTCAAAAAGCTCCAAAAGAATCGAAGAGTGACGCACACCAAAAGGGGAGCGAACCTGGTTGGATTCTCTTATTACGGGCTCTTGGCGATGGGTGATCTGGCCATCCTTCATCTCGATCACACGATTGGCGTGCGAGGCGACATGAGAATCGTGCGTGATCAAAATGATCGTATGCCCTTGGCGCGAAAGCTCCATGAGCAGCTGCATCACCTCTTCACCGCTCCGACTGTCCAGCGCCCCTGTTGGCTCATCCGCTAAAATCACGCGCCCCCCATTCATAAGCGCCCTAGCAATGGAGACGCGTTGCTGC comes from Wolinella succinogenes DSM 1740 and encodes:
- a CDS encoding efflux transporter outer membrane subunit, which encodes MKYRIRLIVSGLCVAIMGAGCASRGEPIKPEEVVLPSQYERSIGALEGISPLWWSHFGSRELERLIEEALALSPDLLSAAEKIEQAELSLKVAGASLFPSLGLLGSSGEKASAPKGSSQFDSSHASSASLSLSYELDLWGKIRASKRAAEATLKVNRYDYETIKLSLIAGVAEGYFRYIATQERLELARENLAIAERLLKIVQERYRQGAVSALDVSSQTSTLLSQKASLKSLELEERQYWSALAILTGQAPQGFALAGARLERVLIPRVEAGVPSDILRARPDVASALAQIEANEALVDVAYASLFPTFSLTGAGGVASESLLSLADPTSTLSLSLGVTQNLLDGGKLRYALLAEQSKARVALESYKKTILVALKEVEDALNAVYYGAEREKIQEELIAQSKRSLGLAEIRYKEGLIDVSVLLDSQKTLFSAQDQGVQQRLTHLLALLSLHKALGGGWQKSE
- a CDS encoding MacB family efflux pump subunit codes for the protein MQKPLIELKGVSRVFNLGGLAVEVLKGIDLQIYPGEFVAIMGASGSGKSTLMNILGCLDRPSQGEYLFRGESVSLLHRDDLAQLRREEFGFIFQSYHLIHALDARENVEVPAIYAGAGIVEREKRAEELLGSLGLGERLHHRPSQLSGGQQQRVSIARALMNGGRVILADEPTGALDSRSGEEVMQLLMELSRQGHTIILITHDSHVASHANRVIEMKDGQITHRQEPVIRESNQVRSPFGVRHSSILLELFEAMKMAFRSLKMNLFRTVLTLLGIVIGVASVIVMLAIGDGAKNAVLERISAMGTNILVIRPGMPNSRGFSNIATLIPEDMEAIMELDNIIAAMPENKKSVTTRYGNNDQSTSLNATSSHFTKVRNWPLGKGVFFTEEDEKSYAKVVVLGKTVEKALFGEEDALGRFILVDNIMFQIIGVMSNRGASASGEDEDDVILVPYTTGSLHLIGQKFLRNITVAVDDLSRMGETEREIHSLLLARHGGIEDFRIRNMASLIEDVTQTQNTLTILLGSIAAISLLVGGIGVMNIMLVSVTERTKEIGIRIATGARMRHILQQFLIEAVVVSALGGLIGVVIGLGVSALIEGLGTPVYYSLMPIVWAFGCAFVTGLLFGYLPARKAARLDPVVALASE